The genomic region GGATCACGCTACGAGGCGCGAGATGACGAACTGAGTCCAATCGCGCTCGGCTTCGGGAGGTGCCCCGGCGTGCAGCCCCGGGTATGCGAGCAGCCGTTTGTCGTGAGCACCGACGCGCCCGAACAGATCGAACTGACCTGCCCGCGGGAACACTTCGTCGTCCCACTGCACGTGAATCAACGTTGGGGCGGATATGGCTTGGGCAGCTTGAAGTATCCCGTCTGTGTCGTGCAGACGTGGGTCGATGAGCGGCGTTTGCTGGAGTCCGAACGAGCCAAGTACGACAGCTCCCATCTCATCGCCGAGCGCGGCAGCCAGCGGAAGCCCGTACCGAGCGCCCATGGACACGCCTATGTAGCCGACCGGTTCCGCGTCGATCAGATCAGCTTGGCGCAGAGCGGCCAGGGCGGCGCGCCAGTCGGTGGTCATCCGCGCGGTGACTGCAGAGACCCCTTCATCGATGATCGCTCGTTGATACTCGCTCGGCGACATCGGTACTTCGATGCGGTCACCGTGGTAGGGGCCGTCAATGGCCATCGTGATCACCCCGGCGGCGGCCAAAAGGCGCGCGAGGCGCTGGTTGCGCGCACTGTGTTTGTCTCCGCTCCCACCATGGCCCAGCATGACCGCACGGCGGGTGAGCGACCCCGCCGTCGGCAACCACGCCGCGGCCGGCACGGTGCGACCATCGCACTCCACGGCCAAGCTCCTCAGTTCAACACCTGGCCACGGGGCCGATGAACTCCGCCGAGCTGGATCCGTTCGCATGACCAAATCATCACTCCTCGGGACCTGGTCTCATCAGACGGTGGCCTCCGGGCCAAGCGGAAGCTCTGCGCGCCGTCGGATGCGATCACGTCTACGTCTGCGTCTACGGCGACGCTGTTCCCCACCTGCACGCGCATCTGGTGGGTCGATGGCCGGGCGCGCCGAAGAAGTATCGAACGGTCAAGACCGCGGAATGGGCCCGGGCCCCGCACTCCGCACTGGCAGACATCAACCGCTTCACCGACAGGTTCCGAGCGGCATTCGGCCAGCCCAGCGGCAACCCGCCAATCCCCGACTGAGGCCGAACAAGTTCGTTCACAAGCGGATCGTCTACTGAGACGGTTACGCGTGGGCAGAGTGCCGGCCTCTAGCGAAACGCGTTCAGCTCGTCGAGGGTGCGATGGCCGCGCTTGACCACCTCTGGAACGTCAGCGTGGCGCCCGTGACGGATGGGGATCTCAAGCATGTGGAAGGTCTGTGCCGCTGCGAGGACGGTTGCCCCTTCCCAGCCGATTAGGTCGAGGATTCTCGTCCACAGCTGCCTTCGGACACCGTCCAGCAGCGGATCGTGGAAGGTGTACCACATAAGGGTGGTCAGGTCAGTCGCCCGCGTGCCGCTCCCTGCGTTCCCGATCCACGACCGCCACCACTGCTCCGTCACGGACCAGGACATTGCTGGGGGTTGAGAGATCGGCGTGGACCATGTCAGGCGCCTTTCGTGGTCGTGGGGCGTCGGCGCACACGAGCCGCAGGCGCTCGACCAAGGCCGACACCACGGAGGAATACCCCGAGAGCCTGGCAACAGACTGGCGGAGCCGCGACTGCTCCGGCGTCTCGTTCAAATCCAGCCCGGCGACAGCCGATTCCTGACCGGTGGCTACCCGCCAGGCGTACGACCAGTGGTCGAAGGGCTCGGAGGCCTGGTCGGCCTGCATCTCGATGATCTGCATCAGCTGCTCAACGAGGGACGGGGTCAGCTCTGGCGCGGGAGCCGCGTCAACGAAGTCCATCACATGCCATAGATGAGTGGCTGTTGCCCCAAATCCGAGCCAGGCGGGGGTGGAATAACCGCGCCTACCTCAGCAGGACACGCTCACCAGCAACATCGTTGTCGTACACCACTCTGCAGGACTCAACCGTGCGCCCGGGGCACTGCCTTGAGTACTGCATGTGCCCTTGCGGTTAACTGGATGCACACGGCACCCCCATTGACGCCTCCAGGTAGGCGACTGGGAAGAGTGACCTCGGCCCCGAGCGTCCTGGCCACATCGTCCAGGACCTCAGCCGGCAGTTGGTCCGGGCGCTGAGCAGGCCCGTTCACAAGCGCACCAGGAGATCTCGGCAGGGATCTATGTTGTAGAGCTCGATGTCCTGTCTTCGCTGGCTCGCCCAGTTGTCACGGGTGAGTCTCCACCGGTTCATCAGGGCCGGATTGTCCTGGCGGGTGGCCCACTCGACACCGTTGGGCACATAGCCGAGATTGCGAGAAATCGCGTTGGAGCCGTGGTTGTCGACGAAGGCTTCACTGTGTGCCTCTGTCGCGGCGAACCCGTCGAACGCCAGGTGGAGGACCGCCGCCCGCATCTCGTGACCGATTCCGAGTCGGCGCTGGTCGGCCGACACCCAGGAGAACGTCGCCACCGTGCCGAACGTCGAGAAGCTCGTACCGATGAGGTCCTGCATGCCGACTGGTTTGCCGTCCACCATGACCACGAAGTACAGCCGCCAGAACTGTGCGCTGAGCGCGCCCCTCCCGCGCCAAATTCCCTGCATCCACTTGGCCACCCGCAGATCGGCGTCAGGTTCGTAGAGCGACATCGGGTCGTCATAGGGCACGGGCTCGGCTGATGCCTTGCCGTCCCGTACAGCGTCGCTGAGCTCGGCCAACAGTGCGTCAGTCGCAGCATGCAACTGCAACGTCGGGGTGTGGATACTGACGTCAAGGAAGGGGTACGGGGTCATTGAGGTACACGTCCTGCCGTTGGGAGATGCCGGTGGTCGATATCGATCCAACCCGCAGTCGACCCCCATGCGCACGCCGAATAGCGCACACCAAGACGACTCCGTCCCGTCTCAACAGAGGATCGTCAGATGAGACGGGGTCACCGTCGCTCTCGACGAGAACTCTGGATGAACCACCAGGAGTTCGAGGCCGTCACCGAGACCCCAACGAGCGCTGGCAGGGGGCTCAAGCTGCGCCGTCCGCGTTCAGATGCCGAAGCTCGAGGTTGCCATCATCCGAGACCGGGCTGCCGTGTACCTCCGTAAGCTCGGTCCACGGCAACTTTGAACCGTCTCGCGAATGCGGGACGCTCATGTGTGGCTGGCCCTATGCTTTGGCAACCGAGCCGAGCGGAGACCACATGACGACCCAGGACCAGGCTGTAGAACTCGACGACGTCGCCTACGGGCCATCGTGGGCGACGCTGTTCACTGGCCTCTTCTCGTCCATCGCCGTTCTGCTTGGTGCAATCGGTGTGCTGTGCATAGCTGCGGATGACTCCGGGATCCTCGCGTCATTCGCTCTGCTCGCCTCACCCTGGTTACTTGTGTTCACCGTTGCCGGCTTCGCACTGCTGGTTTGGGCACAGCGAGTCGAACGGTTGCGGCATTTAAGCGTTCCCCGACCCGTCGTGTTCCTGGTTGTAGCCAGCGTTTTCGTCGTTGCCGCCATGTTCGTCATGGGTCAGATCCGATACGGGTGGGGTTCTGTCATCTGGTTCTAGTGTCGCGTTTCTGAAGTTGGTTGACGGTTCGCTTTCCTGAGGATCTCGCCGGCGGTTTTGGTCCACACGAATGGGTGTTTCCGATCGTTCCAGCCAATGATGAACTGGCGGATCTTCCCGTTGAGGTCGTGCACGCTGGTGAACACGCCGCGGCGGATGGCCTGCTTGTCGATGATCCCGAACCAGACCTCGACGAGGTTCAACCACGACCCCGAGGTCGGGGTGAAGTGCGGGTGGAATCGCGGGTGCTTGTCCAGCCAGGCCCTGACTTCGGGGGTCTTGTGGGTGGCGTAGTTGTCCATCACCAGGTGCAGCTCCTGCTCCGGGTAGGCCCGCTCCAACTGACGCAGGAACGCCAGGAACTCCTGCCGGCGGTGTTTGGGCTTGACCGCACCGGTGACATGCCCGGTCGCGATGTCCAACGCAGCGAACAGCGTCGTCGTACCGTGCCGCTTGTAGTCATGGGTCCGTTTCTCGACATCGCCGATCCGGACCGGCAGCATCGGCGCGGTCCGGTCCAAAGCCTGGATCTGGGATTTCTCATCCACACACAACACGATCGCGTTGTCCGGCGGCGCCAGATACAGCCCGACAACGTCGGTGACCTTCCCGATCAGTTCCGGGTCGGTGGAGAACTTGAACGTCCCGCTGCGCCAGGGCTGCACCCCGTACTTCCGCCACGCGCGCGCGACCGTCGCGTTCCCTGATGCCGCTCGCCGAAAGTCCCCAGGGTTGCTCATCGAAATTGGCCATCTGGTGACCGTGGGATTGTAGCGGAGGGGGGTTGGACTGTGCGTCGGAGGTTGTCGGTGCGGGCTTGGTGGTCGCGGAGGCGGTAGCTGTCGCCGGTGATGTCGATGACGACGCTTCGGTGCAGGAGTCGGTCCAGAAGTGCTGCGGCGACGGTGTTGTCGCCCAGTACTTGGCCCCATTCGGTGACGGGCCGGTTCGTGGTCATGATGATCGAGGATTTCAGGTACCGCTGGTTGACCACTTGGAACAGGGATGAGGCGGCTTCGGCGGGTAGGGGTAGGTAGCCGAGTTCGTCGATGACCAGGGCTGCTGGGCCGGCGTAGAAGCGCATGGTGGTGGCCCAGCGGCCTTCGATGGCGGCGCGGTGGCAGCGGGCGGTGAGGTCGGCGGCGTTGGTGAAGTAGGTGCGGTGTCCGGCTTCGGCGACTTTGCGGGCCAGGCCGACGGCGAGCATGGTTTTCCCTACGCCGGGTGGGCCGATGAGCAGGATGTTCGTTCCGGATTCGAGGTATCGGTTGGAGGCGAGGTCGCGGATCAGTTCGGGGTCGACGCCGGGTTGGGCGTCGTAGTCGAAGTCTTCCAGGGTTGCTTGGGTGGGCAGGTTCGCGAAGCGGAGCCGACCGGTCAGACGCCGGGTTTCGGTGGCCTCCACTTCGATGCGCAGCAGGTGTTCCAGGGTCGCGGTGATGCTGTGCTGGCCGTCTTTCGCGCCGTCCAGGACGGTGGGCAAAGCTGCGGCGGCGTCGGCTAGTCGTAGGTAGGTCAGGTGGTCGCGGAGTTGCTGGTAGCGGCTGGCTTCAGAGGTTGCGGTCATGACAGTTGTTTCCCTTCAACGGTTTTCGGTGGATGCCGGGGTTGGGCAGGATCAGTTATGGCAGGGTGCGGCGGCGGGCGGCGGCTTGGGCGTAGCGGTTCAGATCGATCACAGTTGCTGTTGTTGGTGCGGGGTCGGCGGTGGGGGTGGCGCCGCGGAGGATGTCGGCGGCGGCTCGGGCTGCGGCGCCGGGTGGGATCCGTTGTTTGGATCGGTGTGGCGCTGCGGGGCTCGAGGCGGCCAGGGCTGCGGTGTTCAACGCGGTGATGTGCGCTTCGGTGCGGATCGTTGCGCCGGCGCCATCGGGTCGGCGGTGATGGACCGCGATCGTGACATCGGCGGTGGTGGTGATGGACAGGGTGGCGGCGTCGAGTCGGTGGGTGATGCGGACCAGTTGTCCGGCGTGGGCAGGTGGCAGGTCGTAGGTGTTGCCCCGGTAGGACACCAGGGCCTGCGCGGAGGCCTTCCGCTGCGCGGTGATGACGGCGATCGGAGGAGCAGCGGGTACTAGGCGTAGCGGTTCGCGGGCGGCGAGATCAGCTACGGTGCAACGGTTTCCGTCCGCATCGGTGCGGCCTCGTTGATCGGCGACCTGTTGGCAGAACTGTTCCAGGGATGCTTGGGCCTGCGCGACGGTCAGCTCATCGGGCAGGCTGCGCCACCAGCGTTGCGCCGCGGAGTGGTTCGCCTTTTCGACCACGCCTTTGCGGTTACCGCGGCGGGGTGGGCAGGGCCGGACCCGAACGCCGAAGTGTTTCGCGATCTGCGCGTAGCTGGCCGTCACGACCCCCGTGCCGGGATGGACCACGGTGGCCATCCGATCGAAGCGCCAATCGCGGGTGATGCCGCCGAGCGCCGTCGCGATGCGGTGTTGCGCAGCGGCCAGCTGCGCTTGGTCCATCGATTCACACAACTCGCCGCGCCACTTCGAGGAGTGGGCGAGCGCTCCGACCAGCAGGTAGGCGCGTTTGCCGTAGCCGTCCCAGTGGGCCGGCGGGTCGGGCAGCTCGACCCAGTCCCACTGGGTTTCCTCACCCGCCGGATGCTCGATGACCGCTACCGGCCGACCTTTCGCCGGGAGGCACGGCTCGCACGGCGGCCGCAACCCGCGCTGGCGCAGCACGCGAGTGAAGGAGGGATAGGACCGCTCATAGCCCAGTGCGCGGACCTCGTCGTGAAGCGCGACAGCCCACAGGTGCGGATCCTCGAGCAGCCTGGCAGTGCAGTAGTCGACGAACGGGGCGAACGCGTCCTCACCGGCCGGAGCGCGAACCCCGACCGTGCGCTCGCCCTTGAGGTAGGCCCGGACCGTCTTGCGGTCCCGGCCCACGTGCCGAGCGATCGCCGAGATCGTCCAACCCCGTTTTCGTAGTGCATGAATGTCCACGTCGTCCTCCTGTGTGAGCATGAAGCGGGTCCCCTTCGGCCAGCTGGTGCGTGGTCAGAGACCGCCAGCATCGAGGGGGACCCGCCGCATGTGCGGGAGCCACACAGGTGGGGAATTTCAGTAAGCAGGACTGGGGAGATTCAACTGAGCGCCATCATTCCCCACCTTCAGGTGATCCGCCAGCAACCGCGAGGACCAGTGCGTCACTCCGAGCTTCTTCGGCGGCGCCGTCAACGTCGCAGCGATCACCCGCTCGTCATCAACCTCCTTGGGTCGACCCGCCCGCGGCGCATCGACCAACCCGTCAAGACCAGAAGCGCCATACCGACTGCGCCACTTCCACACCGAAGTGGTCGTCGTACCGACCTCGACGGCGATCCGCGCATTGCCACCCCCTGCGAAGCCAACAACACGATCCTGGCCCGCGCCACCAGCCCCGCACGCATCACTGTCGACCGCGTCCACGACACCAACACATCCAGATCGCCATCCCGAAGCACCAACGCCGGAGCCGGAGAATTCGCCATCCCCGAATCATCCCAGCCCAGCAACCATTTAGGAACTAACGACACGCGACACTAGGAGGGAACTGCCTTGAGCCACAGGCCCCCCACCAGCCGCCGCCACACCCAGCTATCCCCTGCTGTAAGTGGTCTCATCTGGATCCCTACCCGAGACGCTAACTGTCGGCATCTGCGGCCGACGCGGTGCTGCCGGTGTGGAGGCCGTTCTGGACGGGTTCGGGACGCTGTCTATTGCAATCCGATCAAGGACAGGGAGGAGCCGGAGGTGATCACGCAGATCGGTGCAACGGTGGACGTCAACTGTTCCGTCTGACCAACACCGTGGCGGATCGACCGATAGGACGCCGATGAGCAACTCCAGCCAGTCCGACGTCCCCTCCAGCTACCGCCGACGGGTCACTGCTCGGGGTGCGGCCGCCCTGCTCGCGCTGACGCTGTGCATGGCCGCATGTGCACGGAGCGAAAGTGGCAGTTCAGCCAGCAAACAAGAAGCGGGCGTAGCTCCTCCGTCAGCCGCATCAGGTTCCGGTCCCGGTACAGGCAGCGACGGGGTTTTACCCACCTCGTCGGCCACCTCCTCGCCCTCGCCGGGCGCTCCGTCGGAGCAGCCGGTCGTAATCGTTCGGCGGGAGACCACCGGGGGAGGTTGCGCCGAAGAACGCACCGTCGTCCCGCAACTGGTCATCTACGCAGACGGGCGCGTCTTCCGAGCCGCCGATCCTGACAACCTGGGCCAGTACTGCGAGCCCGTGCCATCGTTCAAACAGGGCCGCGTCGACCTAAGCGCAATCCGCTCTCGAGTCGAGAGTTACCTGAGCACGCCAGCTTCCAAGGTCTACATGGGTCGCGCGAAGTGGGCGGCTGACGCTGGATTGACAGTGCTCGAGTACACCGCCCAAGACGGATCCCACCGGGCCGTCGCCGCTGATGCGATCCATGTCGACGTGGACGGGATGCCCGACGAGCAGCGAACCGGCCGGCGGGATCTCGCGGCTGTAATCGCCGCCGTCGACGCGATGACTCCGGCTTCGACTGAGTGGACACCGACCAGCGTGTCCATCGTCAAGCCCGCCAACCCAGTGACCAGAGAATCGCCTGATGGTGCTCCGGTCTGGCCGGTCCCCGTGACCACGGAAGTCCAGAAGGTGCTGGATCGTTCGGAAGGGGGCTGCGTGACCGTCACCGGACCTACCGCCAAGAGACTGCTGGCTGCAGCTCGTGCCCGATCCACAACCGCGGCGATGTGGACCGTCAACGACCGACCGGAGTTCATGGCTATCGGTGTCGTCCTCGACGGACTTGGGCCTTGCTCTTGACTCAGATCCCAGTCCCGCTGAACTGCGTGACGGTTCCCAGACCGGTGTCCGTTCTGTTCCCCGCCCGGCGGTCGGCCTGCCCGGCAATGTCCCGATCGCGGGGATGTAAGGGTCCGACGACATATCACGGAGCATCTCGATGTCTGCTTCCGTAGGCGCACGCAAGATCACAGTCCCGAATGCGGGCGGAGTGCGTGGCCAGGCTGGCAGCGGGGTTGGTGACATCTTGTGATCGTCTGAGCGATAGAGGCAACACCCTGGTTCGAGCTCTCCCGATCCGTTAAAGACCTGTCTCAACAAGCGATCCCTACCCGAGACGCGCGCCCGCATAGCTGGGTTGACGAGCCCGTCAGCGTGTGGAACTGGTTCTGGCCGGCCACCCACCTGCCGTCATCTCGGCGCCCGTCGATCTGGTCGACGTCGAAGAGATCGGCGACTTGCTCCACGGGTGACGTCGAAGACGTCCGCCGGTTACCTATAGCCGTAGGTTCCCGCAGAACATGTCACCATCGTCCCTAACACGTCCGGGTCGACAACAGATTCCACTGCCGCTCACGTGGTCGTTGCTCGATACGCCTGCACTCTGCCGGTTGCGCTGACAGTGGCAAACCATCCCCGGCTGGAAGCGCTCACATCAACCCTGGCTTGATCAGCGGTCGGGGCGCTGATCTGGAGAACAATTTTGCCGCTTGTTGTTTCGATGACGGCGAAACCTCGGCTAGTCGGTACCAGGATCTGACTGCCGACGACCGCACCAAGTCCCGTCGACGTGAACGTCCAGGCCAGCACAGGCGTCTGTTGATCGGTCAGGGAAAGCTCGGCGCTCGTGCTCGACGGGGTGGTGCCCAGGAGCGGGGCTGTCGTCACGCCTGTGGTGGTGGGGGGGGTGGTGGCCGGTGCGGTTTCGGTGACGGTTCTTGTCGTCATCCCAATCAGGGTGCCGCCCACCCACGTAATGCTGATCGTGTCGGTGATACGTCGTGGGCTCGGTCCCGCAGCGGCTTCGGTCGCTCGGATTGCGGCGCTTTGGACGGGCGCGGGGGTCCGGGTCCGCGCGGTGCCGGCGAAGTCGTATGCGACAACTTCCGGTGTGGGCGAGTCGATCAATACGGCGACTCTGTCTTCGGTGAGCCCAACGAGCACCGCGGACGATGCACCTGTGTCGATGTCAACGATCGGCGGATGGACGATAGCGCTCCAGCCCTTGTCCTTGCTACCCGGGTCCGCATAGTTGATGCTCACGTGCGCTGTGCTCTGCCCGGAGCAGTGTTGAACGGTGGCAAATCTGCTTACCGCGACATAGGTGTCTGTGAACTCGCAGCCGAGCGTCTCGCCGCCGGGTTCGGCGGGCGCTGGCTGATCGCCGTACAGGATGGACCTGACCAAGTCGTAACGCCACAACTGAACCAGGTGCGGGGAGAGCCACCCACCGTAGGGACCCTCGACAAAGAGGCTGCCGGGGCCAGACGCCGCGACGGTGCGTGAGTAGACCCGCCCCCCGGTGACTGGATCGAAACTGGCAATCTCGGGGCAATCTGTGCTCGTGTCGAGGCGAAACCCGGTGACGATGCCACGCAGCCGATCGGTCTCCGTGGAGTTGCTGAATCCCTTTCGGAGGAATCTATGACCGGACGGGTCGTACTTTCGATTGTCGGAATCGCCGGATGTGAGAGCGCAGAGCCGACGATCGCTGCGGGTGTAGCTCCAGCGTTGCTGTCCACTGGCGATGTCCCACCCGCGGACCTCGTGTTCGCTGCCAACCGCGACGACTCCGGCGGGACTCACCGCAGCGCCGACAGTCGGATCGGTTCGCTGTGTCCAGGCCAGCGACAAGGACGTCGGGATCGATGTGTTGACCTGGGGCAGATCCCGATCCGCGGCCAGCTGAAGATCTGCCGCACGCGCAGCACTGGTCCGGTAGATGACGAGTACGCCACCGGCCACCAGAGCTGCAATTGCAAGCGCAACGATCACATCCCGCCTGCGCCGCTGTGCATACGTTGAAGACACGAGAGCGACCGTACCAACCGCACACCTCGCCCGCGGCTCACAACATCCCCCGTAACGGCGACCGGTAATGCGATCACCGGAAGAGCTGTAACCTGCCAGCCAGCATGGTCAAGCCGTCTCATCAAACCATCCCTACCCGGGACGGCGGCGCGCTCGGTACCAAGCAAATGTGTAGACGGGATCGAGAAGGGTGGGTCGCTTGGTCATGTCAGTTGAAGGAGCCGCGAACGTCATGAATCGTCACTAGTTCGACCGGTGCTGAGATGGTGACGGAAGGGCTGCCGGCCAAGACCAGGTCGACCCGTTCGCGGGTGACAGGCAGACCGCCGGCGGACCAGCAGCCAAGTCCCACCACGGCGCGGTCGCCGATCAGGGGAATTGGGTTGACGATAAAGGTGCCATCGTTTCGGCGCAGCAGCATGCCAAGGAATGCACCGTCCGTTCCCCAGCCGGCGTTGCCTTCGTAGTCGAGCGCTTGAGCCGGGGTTTCGATCTGCGGTGGCTGAGATCCGGCGGGGGACGCCGCGGTGGTGTCGATCGAGCTCTGAACGTAGCCGGTGACCTCGCCCGTGGACAGTTGTCCTGTCAACACGGAGGTCACAGTGATCTGGACCTCGGAGTAGTAACCGCCAGCCTGCTGATCGACTTCCTCTCGGTGTACTCCGGTGGGTCGAAGAACCCCCGTAACCAGGCCGCCACCCTGCTGGGCCGCTTCCTGCCCGTACTCCTTGAAACCCGTGTAGGGGCAACTCCACGGGCTATCCGGGAGCGCAGACAGAGTCATGATCGTTGCCGGTGAAGGCGTGCTCGGTTCAGCGATATGACCGGGGTTTCCACCACTGATGGACAGGATGGTCACTGCCCCGCCGAGCACCATCACCGCCGAGGCAGCTACCAGCATCACCGTTTTCCGGCGATGGCGGGGACGCTGCTCGGCAGGATCGGCCGGCAGTCGCCCCCGCAGGGCTTCTTCGGTCACCAAACTCGCCTCGGACGTCATTGCCGCCCTGATACGGAGTTCGGTGCTCTCTAGGAGGTCGTCAGTGTGGGTCATTGAAGTCTCCAATTCGGGTGCGGAGGGTGCGGAGCGCCTTATAGGCGGAGGAGCGAACAGCCTCGGCATTCACTCCGAGCACGTCAGCGGTCCGTTCAACAGACCAGTCGAGGAAGTACCGAAGGATCACCACGTCACGCTGCCGGGTCGGTAGATCGCGGATGGCCGCGACGATGTCGTGATCGGTGAGTGGGGGAGGTGATTGGTCCAGAGTTGCTGGAGGACTCTGCCGCTCCAACCAACGACGTGCCACGATCCCTCGCCGAATCTGTGACCGGGCCCGGTTGACTACTGCAGCTCGTAGATAGCTGGAGGGGCTGTTGCCGATCCGGGTTGTGTCGAGGGCGACGAAGACGTCCTGTACCGCGTCCTCTGCGCTGTCGATGTTGCCAAGCCACATCATCGCGAGGCGGACCAGTTCCAGGCGGTGCGCGGCGAAGAGCTGCTCACGGTCAGGTGATGATCCGGTGCTCACCAGGGCAGTGTCGGGGCGGTTCACACCTGTAGGTCGCACGACATGCTACCGACGTGAACCGGTCGTTCGAAGTTTCGCGAGACACAAAGACGCCTACGACGGAACAGTCCGTTCGGAGCAGTCTCATCTGGCGATCCCTACCCCGAGACAGTGGCCACTTCAAGGCGACGTGACTTCGATCCGGTTGGGTCGACCTTCACGTGGTCACGTGACCATCAGCAGGCTCCTCTGCTTACACCGGGTGGGCCGAAGCGGCGTGCCCACCCGAACGCTACGGGGTTGCAGCACGTGTAGATAGGTATGGGGACAACACTGGCTGACGTGGACACGGGCCCAGTCGACTCAGCCCAATCGAGCTACCTGCAGGTGGCGCGGCGGCTGCTGGGTGCGGCTCGTGACTTGGTCGGTGTGCACGCTGCGGATGACCTGGTGTTCGACACCATGTCCACGTTGCTGCCTCGCTGGAGCAGCATTTCTGGGGACAAGGTGGCGTACGCGCGCAGATCCATGTTGAACCGCTACCGGGATCAGGGCAGGCATCAGAAGGTCCAGGATTCTCACCAGCGCACTCTGGCTACCCCAGACCGTGAAGATTCGGCCGCCGATCGCGTCGCGGCCAGGCTCGACATGAG from Nakamurella sp. A5-74 harbors:
- a CDS encoding sigma-70 family RNA polymerase sigma factor, with product MGTTLADVDTGPVDSAQSSYLQVARRLLGAARDLVGVHAADDLVFDTMSTLLPRWSSISGDKVAYARRSMLNRYRDQGRHQKVQDSHQRTLATPDREDSAADRVAARLDMSTALQRLPERTRQVPVLRYQLDLPAAEVAAALGIPAGSVRRIAHEGLKTLSQLLGPAEGTKP
- a CDS encoding GNAT family protein, with product MTPYPFLDVSIHTPTLQLHAATDALLAELSDAVRDGKASAEPVPYDDPMSLYEPDADLRVAKWMQGIWRGRGALSAQFWRLYFVVMVDGKPVGMQDLIGTSFSTFGTVATFSWVSADQRRLGIGHEMRAAVLHLAFDGFAATEAHSEAFVDNHGSNAISRNLGYVPNGVEWATRQDNPALMNRWRLTRDNWASQRRQDIELYNIDPCRDLLVRL
- a CDS encoding IS21 family transposase, producing MLTQEDDVDIHALRKRGWTISAIARHVGRDRKTVRAYLKGERTVGVRAPAGEDAFAPFVDYCTARLLEDPHLWAVALHDEVRALGYERSYPSFTRVLRQRGLRPPCEPCLPAKGRPVAVIEHPAGEETQWDWVELPDPPAHWDGYGKRAYLLVGALAHSSKWRGELCESMDQAQLAAAQHRIATALGGITRDWRFDRMATVVHPGTGVVTASYAQIAKHFGVRVRPCPPRRGNRKGVVEKANHSAAQRWWRSLPDELTVAQAQASLEQFCQQVADQRGRTDADGNRCTVADLAAREPLRLVPAAPPIAVITAQRKASAQALVSYRGNTYDLPPAHAGQLVRITHRLDAATLSITTTADVTIAVHHRRPDGAGATIRTEAHITALNTAALAASSPAAPHRSKQRIPPGAAARAAADILRGATPTADPAPTTATVIDLNRYAQAAARRRTLP
- a CDS encoding helix-turn-helix domain-containing protein, which encodes MDAVDSDACGAGGAGQDRVVGFAGGGNARIAVEVGTTTTSVWKWRSRYGASGLDGLVDAPRAGRPKEVDDERVIAATLTAPPKKLGVTHWSSRLLADHLKVGNDGAQLNLPSPAY
- the istB gene encoding IS21-like element helper ATPase IstB, which produces MTATSEASRYQQLRDHLTYLRLADAAAALPTVLDGAKDGQHSITATLEHLLRIEVEATETRRLTGRLRFANLPTQATLEDFDYDAQPGVDPELIRDLASNRYLESGTNILLIGPPGVGKTMLAVGLARKVAEAGHRTYFTNAADLTARCHRAAIEGRWATTMRFYAGPAALVIDELGYLPLPAEAASSLFQVVNQRYLKSSIIMTTNRPVTEWGQVLGDNTVAAALLDRLLHRSVVIDITGDSYRLRDHQARTDNLRRTVQPPSATIPRSPDGQFR
- a CDS encoding sigma-70 family RNA polymerase sigma factor; amino-acid sequence: MSTGSSPDREQLFAAHRLELVRLAMMWLGNIDSAEDAVQDVFVALDTTRIGNSPSSYLRAAVVNRARSQIRRGIVARRWLERQSPPATLDQSPPPLTDHDIVAAIRDLPTRQRDVVILRYFLDWSVERTADVLGVNAEAVRSSAYKALRTLRTRIGDFNDPH